A single genomic interval of Granulicella tundricola MP5ACTX9 harbors:
- a CDS encoding GAF domain-containing protein has protein sequence MAPPKKPATLPASTQSPESLEGDYAPSRPLFHTHAPEPNIRVEPLQLDFLLRLADALNTTLDLNTLMHRVADLVRAVIDYRIFAILLINDRTHELWMRFQTGHTTEIERMRIKLGRGVVGQAALQRKSILVEDVTKLENYINANPHVLSELAVPLIVKNKVIGVLDLQSEAPAFFTPDHQRLLELTASRMAVAVENARLYTRVSRQAQTLTVLHEISHEITSILDPDDLLERIGALLKRVIDFQMFTILLWNDKSEQLEHRFSTRYGERVIRQRTVLLGQGIIGTAAQQRTPILSPDVRKDSRYFAENPETRSELSVPLIYKGKVIGVIDLEHTRVNYYNEDHQRTLTTLASQIAISIANARLYQRISEEEQRMERDLNMAREVQLRLMPAAPPQPANAEIATSFNAARSIGGDVYDFLDYGPAPNPDLEDPDAPPTRTTVNPSPETTVDLSFPGYPTRTVIALGDVSGKAAPAALYAALVSGLMRSLAPRRLPPAQLLSLLNAQLQERKLDSQYVTMLMSLWDDRTRTLRVANAGSVQPMLITRATPTSTPESLTNALEVTTIPVEGFPLGLFPIATYDETLLQLAPGDFVLFFSDGIVDAENSRGEQFGSERLSTLLQHHPTATQSAKHMVAAILEAVATHQSGTEHFDDETLIVLHIR, from the coding sequence ATGGCACCACCGAAAAAACCCGCAACACTCCCCGCCTCCACCCAGTCGCCAGAGTCCCTAGAAGGCGACTACGCCCCCTCGCGCCCTCTCTTCCACACCCATGCCCCTGAGCCCAACATCCGCGTCGAACCCCTCCAACTCGACTTCCTCCTACGCCTAGCCGACGCCCTCAACACCACCCTCGACCTCAACACCCTCATGCACCGCGTCGCAGACCTCGTCCGCGCCGTCATCGACTACCGCATCTTCGCCATCCTCCTCATCAACGACCGCACCCACGAGCTCTGGATGCGCTTCCAGACCGGCCACACCACAGAGATCGAGCGCATGCGAATCAAGCTAGGCCGCGGCGTCGTCGGCCAGGCCGCGCTGCAGCGCAAATCCATCCTCGTGGAAGACGTCACCAAGCTTGAGAACTACATCAACGCCAACCCCCACGTCCTCTCAGAGCTGGCCGTCCCCCTTATCGTCAAAAACAAGGTCATCGGCGTCCTTGACCTCCAATCCGAAGCCCCCGCCTTCTTCACCCCGGACCACCAGCGCCTGCTTGAGCTCACCGCATCCCGCATGGCCGTAGCCGTAGAAAACGCGCGCCTCTACACCCGAGTCTCACGCCAGGCCCAGACCCTCACCGTCCTCCACGAGATCTCCCACGAGATCACCAGCATCCTCGACCCAGATGATCTGCTGGAGAGGATAGGAGCCCTCCTCAAACGCGTCATCGACTTCCAGATGTTCACCATCCTCCTCTGGAACGACAAGTCCGAGCAGCTCGAGCATCGCTTCAGCACCCGTTATGGTGAACGCGTCATCCGCCAGCGCACCGTCCTCCTCGGCCAAGGCATCATCGGCACCGCCGCCCAGCAGCGCACGCCCATCCTCTCCCCGGACGTCCGCAAAGACTCTCGCTACTTCGCCGAAAACCCCGAGACCCGCTCCGAGCTCTCCGTCCCCCTCATCTACAAGGGCAAGGTCATCGGCGTCATCGATCTCGAGCACACCCGCGTCAACTACTATAACGAAGACCACCAGCGCACCCTCACCACCCTCGCCTCACAGATCGCCATCTCCATCGCCAACGCGCGCCTCTACCAGCGCATCAGCGAGGAAGAACAGCGCATGGAGCGAGACCTCAACATGGCCCGCGAGGTCCAGCTCCGCCTCATGCCTGCCGCCCCGCCCCAGCCCGCCAACGCAGAGATCGCCACCAGCTTCAACGCTGCCCGCTCCATCGGCGGAGACGTCTACGACTTCCTCGACTACGGCCCCGCACCCAACCCCGATCTCGAAGACCCCGACGCCCCGCCCACTCGGACCACCGTAAATCCCTCCCCGGAAACGACCGTCGACCTCTCCTTCCCCGGCTACCCCACCCGCACCGTCATCGCCCTCGGCGACGTCTCCGGCAAAGCCGCTCCCGCCGCCCTCTACGCTGCCCTCGTCAGCGGCCTCATGCGTTCTCTCGCCCCCCGCCGCCTGCCCCCCGCGCAGCTTCTCAGCCTCCTCAACGCCCAGCTTCAGGAGCGCAAGCTCGACTCCCAGTACGTCACCATGCTCATGTCCCTCTGGGACGACCGCACGCGCACCCTCCGCGTCGCCAACGCCGGCTCCGTCCAGCCCATGCTCATCACCCGGGCCACCCCCACCAGCACTCCGGAGTCCCTCACCAACGCCCTTGAAGTCACCACCATCCCCGTCGAAGGCTTCCCCCTCGGCCTCTTCCCCATCGCCACCTACGATGAAACCCTCCTCCAGCTCGCCCCCGGCGACTTCGTTCTCTTCTTCTCCGACGGCATCGTAGACGCGGAAAACTCCCGCGGCGAGCAGTTCGGTTCAGAGCGCCTCAGCACCCTCCTCCAGCACCACCCCACCGCCACCCAATCCGCAAAGCACATGGTCGCCGCCATCCTCGAAGCCGTAGCCACCCACCAGTCCGGCACAGAGCACTTCGACGACGAAACCCTCATCGTCCTCCACATCCGCTGA
- a CDS encoding amidase yields the protein MSDEKVSAKTRREFLAGASVSVVGLGVAMGQAATPGAPPAFGTAPAVGPEVTVATFAEAEKVVQAPLTVKDRAEAAGNWRQSMAALYERRVGPRKVAIPDGVAPYSATSGRGFHGDVGVANTKYTLSEAAPALPVTDAEIAFAPVFTLMQWIAGKKITSERLTSIYLDRIRKYNGELRCVITATPEIAMKQARAADAEIAAGRYKGPLHGIPWGGKDLMDTAGIRTTYGADCFQHRVPEKDAAVVAKLHEAGAVMIAKLSLGALALNDVWFGGQTMNPWLLEEGSSGSSAGPGSATAAGLVGFSIGSETGGSIVSPTMRCGVNGLRPTFGRVPRTGAMTLCWSLDKLGPMCRSVQDTMLLLQAIHGEDAGDVASVSASLAYAPAEPVKGLKVGYFPGWMKEAPATNVDRHALEVITKLGMTAVPVTLPDWPYGSLNTILFAEAAAAFEEITLDHRVDQLKAQVPDAWPNTFRQARFLSAVDFVQADRMRRMVAMEMARVMGEVDLLLVPSLRDEMLTISNNTGHPSLTLRAGFVEVNETRSDWAPGGEWSSKKLKAPHKVPHGVTLIGRLFDEGTIVRVGMAMEKEFGVSGAVPPGFGV from the coding sequence ATGAGTGATGAGAAGGTGAGTGCAAAGACACGGCGGGAGTTTCTGGCTGGGGCTTCGGTTTCCGTGGTGGGTTTAGGGGTGGCGATGGGACAGGCAGCGACGCCGGGTGCACCTCCGGCTTTTGGAACGGCTCCGGCGGTTGGCCCGGAGGTGACGGTGGCTACTTTTGCTGAGGCGGAGAAGGTGGTTCAGGCTCCGTTGACGGTGAAGGATAGGGCTGAGGCTGCGGGGAACTGGCGGCAGAGTATGGCGGCTTTGTATGAGCGTCGGGTGGGGCCGAGGAAGGTGGCGATACCGGATGGGGTTGCGCCTTACTCTGCTACATCCGGACGAGGTTTCCATGGAGACGTGGGCGTGGCCAATACGAAGTACACGCTTTCGGAAGCGGCGCCCGCACTGCCGGTGACGGATGCTGAGATTGCGTTTGCTCCGGTCTTCACGCTCATGCAGTGGATAGCGGGCAAGAAGATTACTTCGGAGCGGCTGACGTCGATCTATCTCGATCGGATCAGGAAGTACAACGGTGAGTTGCGGTGCGTGATTACGGCTACGCCTGAGATTGCGATGAAGCAGGCCCGGGCTGCGGACGCGGAGATTGCGGCGGGGCGGTATAAGGGGCCGCTGCATGGAATTCCCTGGGGTGGAAAGGATCTGATGGATACGGCTGGGATTCGGACGACGTATGGGGCGGATTGCTTTCAGCATCGGGTGCCGGAGAAGGATGCGGCGGTTGTGGCGAAGCTGCATGAGGCTGGCGCGGTGATGATCGCGAAGCTGAGCCTGGGTGCGCTGGCGCTGAACGATGTCTGGTTTGGCGGGCAGACGATGAATCCGTGGCTGCTTGAGGAGGGGTCGAGCGGAAGCTCGGCTGGGCCGGGGTCGGCTACGGCGGCGGGGTTGGTGGGGTTCTCGATCGGGTCTGAGACGGGTGGGTCGATTGTGAGCCCGACGATGCGGTGTGGGGTGAATGGACTACGGCCTACGTTTGGACGTGTGCCGAGGACGGGGGCGATGACGCTGTGCTGGTCCTTGGATAAGCTGGGGCCGATGTGCCGGTCTGTGCAGGATACGATGCTGCTGCTGCAGGCGATCCATGGGGAGGATGCTGGTGATGTTGCAAGTGTCTCGGCAAGCCTGGCGTATGCTCCCGCGGAGCCCGTGAAGGGGTTGAAGGTGGGGTACTTTCCGGGGTGGATGAAGGAGGCTCCGGCTACAAATGTGGATCGTCATGCGCTGGAGGTCATCACGAAGCTGGGGATGACGGCGGTGCCGGTGACGCTGCCGGACTGGCCGTATGGATCGCTGAATACGATTCTGTTTGCGGAGGCTGCGGCGGCGTTCGAGGAGATTACGCTGGATCATCGGGTGGATCAACTGAAGGCGCAGGTGCCGGATGCGTGGCCGAATACGTTCCGGCAGGCTCGGTTCCTGTCTGCGGTGGACTTTGTGCAGGCGGACCGGATGCGGCGGATGGTGGCGATGGAGATGGCTCGGGTGATGGGCGAGGTGGATCTGTTGCTGGTGCCTAGCTTGCGGGATGAGATGCTGACGATCTCGAACAATACGGGGCACCCTTCGCTGACGCTGCGGGCGGGGTTTGTGGAGGTGAACGAGACGCGGAGTGACTGGGCTCCGGGTGGGGAATGGTCTTCCAAGAAGCTCAAGGCTCCGCACAAGGTGCCGCATGGGGTAACGCTGATTGGGCGGCTGTTCGATGAAGGGACGATTGTGCGGGTGGGGATGGCGATGGAGAAGGAGTTTGGGGTGAGTGGGGCAGTGCCGCCGGGGTTTGGGGTGTGA
- a CDS encoding class I SAM-dependent methyltransferase yields the protein MFPVEPPAPGTKLLELGCGPGFYACRLSEELPTLQTTGVDLSVALIERATSRAKSRQLSNCSFQHADAHSLPYPSHSIDAVVVSRLFLIVPDKEGIVREIHRVLRPGGRCFIAEPTSGFRTRLPLAVMWILSRLTTSPAGKDREPQVADVMSRPDFKALVETQPWGSMELEYDGWYQYAVCRKSSTNA from the coding sequence TTGTTTCCTGTAGAGCCTCCGGCTCCAGGGACGAAGCTGCTGGAGCTTGGGTGTGGGCCGGGGTTTTATGCCTGTCGGCTGTCTGAAGAGCTGCCTACGCTGCAGACGACCGGGGTGGATCTATCCGTTGCGCTGATTGAGCGTGCGACGAGCCGGGCGAAGAGCCGTCAACTTTCCAACTGCAGCTTTCAACATGCTGATGCACATTCGCTGCCTTATCCTTCACATTCAATCGATGCGGTGGTGGTGTCTCGGCTGTTTTTGATCGTGCCGGATAAGGAAGGGATCGTGCGGGAGATACATCGGGTGCTTCGGCCGGGGGGGCGGTGCTTTATTGCGGAGCCTACTTCGGGGTTCAGGACTCGGCTGCCGCTGGCGGTGATGTGGATTTTGAGCCGGTTGACTACGAGTCCGGCAGGGAAGGATCGGGAGCCGCAGGTGGCGGATGTGATGAGCCGGCCGGACTTCAAGGCGCTGGTGGAGACGCAGCCGTGGGGGTCGATGGAGCTTGAGTACGATGGGTGGTATCAGTACGCGGTGTGCCGGAAGAGTTCAACGAACGCATGA
- a CDS encoding glycosyltransferase family 2 protein — protein MGQISVIIPALNEAESIGTVVAEMPWGLIGECIVVDNGSSDGTGEIARAAGARVIESARGYGAACLAGSNAALATSDVLVYMDGDGSDIVADMERLTAPIVNGDADFVIGSRIKGRREAGSMLPSQVFAGWLVGTLLRLLQGVKYTDMGPFRAIRRSSLEQMGMSELTYGWNLEMQIKAAQYGLRIREITVDYRCRIGGVSKVSGDWKASIKAAVRIMEVLFRVGLKRRSRS, from the coding sequence TTGGGACAGATTTCGGTCATTATTCCGGCCTTGAATGAGGCTGAGTCGATTGGGACGGTCGTTGCCGAGATGCCTTGGGGGCTGATTGGGGAGTGCATTGTGGTGGACAATGGCTCGAGCGATGGGACTGGGGAGATTGCGCGGGCAGCGGGGGCTAGGGTGATTGAGTCTGCGCGGGGGTATGGGGCGGCTTGTCTGGCGGGTTCTAATGCGGCGTTGGCTACGAGCGATGTGCTGGTCTACATGGATGGGGATGGGTCCGATATCGTGGCGGATATGGAACGGCTGACTGCGCCTATCGTCAATGGGGATGCTGACTTTGTGATCGGGTCGCGGATCAAGGGGAGGCGGGAGGCAGGGTCGATGCTGCCGAGCCAGGTGTTTGCGGGGTGGCTGGTGGGGACTTTGCTGCGGCTGCTTCAAGGGGTGAAGTATACGGATATGGGGCCGTTCCGGGCGATCCGGCGTTCGTCGCTGGAGCAGATGGGGATGAGCGAACTGACGTATGGATGGAACCTGGAGATGCAGATCAAGGCGGCACAGTATGGGCTGCGCATCCGGGAGATTACGGTGGACTACCGGTGCAGGATCGGTGGAGTGAGCAAGGTTTCAGGGGACTGGAAGGCTTCGATCAAGGCCGCGGTGCGGATCATGGAAGTGCTGTTCCGGGTGGGGTTGAAGCGGCGGAGCAGAAGCTAG
- a CDS encoding TIGR04282 family arsenosugar biosynthesis glycosyltransferase has product MSYPILDPDFPIPALGHLCALTVMAKAPKAGRVKTRLSPPLTLEQTAALNICFLKDTTANLATVVGGAGLISYTPVGDEALFDGLLPETFGLVAQRGDGFGERLLCAAKDVLAIGYGAVCLIDSDSPTVPGAVFAKAVEELARPGDRVVIGPSDDGGYYLIGLKVAHAAPFERITWSTGTVFEETVERCREAGLEVVVLPVWYDVDDAATLAVLKRELLEGVRPGFAEMDGYSAPKTVGFLMELGA; this is encoded by the coding sequence ATGAGCTATCCCATTCTTGATCCTGATTTTCCAATCCCTGCGCTGGGGCATCTTTGCGCGCTGACGGTGATGGCGAAGGCTCCGAAGGCGGGGCGGGTGAAGACGAGGCTGTCGCCGCCGCTGACGCTGGAGCAGACTGCGGCTTTGAATATCTGCTTTCTGAAGGACACTACGGCGAATCTGGCGACGGTTGTGGGTGGGGCGGGGTTGATCTCGTATACGCCGGTGGGGGATGAGGCGCTGTTCGACGGACTGCTGCCGGAGACGTTTGGACTGGTGGCGCAGCGGGGGGATGGGTTCGGGGAACGGCTGCTGTGCGCGGCGAAGGATGTGCTGGCGATCGGGTATGGGGCGGTTTGTCTGATCGATTCGGATTCGCCTACGGTGCCGGGGGCGGTGTTTGCGAAGGCTGTGGAGGAGTTGGCGCGACCGGGGGATCGGGTGGTGATTGGGCCTTCTGATGATGGGGGGTACTACTTGATCGGGCTGAAGGTGGCGCATGCGGCGCCGTTCGAGCGGATTACGTGGAGTACGGGGACGGTTTTTGAGGAGACGGTGGAGCGGTGCCGGGAGGCGGGGCTGGAGGTGGTGGTGCTGCCGGTTTGGTACGACGTGGACGATGCTGCGACGCTCGCGGTGCTGAAGCGCGAGTTGCTGGAGGGGGTTCGGCCGGGATTTGCGGAGATGGATGGGTATTCGGCTCCGAAGACGGTTGGATTTTTGATGGAGCTTGGGGCTTGA
- the tdh gene encoding L-threonine 3-dehydrogenase — MKALVKSQDGQGLWLKDVPEPEMGINDVKIRVLYTGICGTDLHIYEWDAWARSTIQIGLVIGHEFVGEVVAVGENVPDVHPGQLVSGEGHVVCGRCRNCLAGRRHLCAFTKGVGVNRDGAFAEYVVLPMSNIWHHAPGVNPEVASIFDPFGNAVHTALAFPVLGEDVLVTGAGPIGIMAAAVARHAGARHVVISDPNPYRRALAEKLGVTRAVNPMETTLAAVQKELGMSEGFDVGLEMSGNPNAFRDMINSMSHGGKISMLGIPSQEIAIDWNKVIFNQLTLRGIYGREMYETWYKMTVMLESGLDIEPVITHRLNWRDYKDGFDAMRSGNSGKVVLDWRDVS, encoded by the coding sequence GTGAAAGCTCTCGTAAAGTCGCAGGATGGACAGGGGCTCTGGCTGAAGGATGTGCCGGAACCGGAGATGGGAATCAACGATGTGAAGATCCGGGTGCTGTATACCGGGATCTGCGGGACGGATCTCCATATCTATGAGTGGGATGCGTGGGCGCGGTCGACCATCCAGATTGGGCTGGTGATTGGGCACGAGTTTGTTGGTGAAGTGGTAGCCGTGGGTGAGAATGTTCCGGACGTGCATCCGGGGCAGCTTGTCAGCGGGGAAGGGCATGTCGTCTGCGGACGGTGCCGGAACTGCCTGGCCGGGCGTCGGCATCTTTGTGCGTTCACCAAAGGCGTGGGCGTGAACCGGGATGGAGCGTTTGCGGAGTACGTGGTTCTGCCGATGTCGAATATCTGGCATCATGCGCCGGGGGTGAATCCGGAGGTGGCCTCGATCTTCGATCCGTTTGGCAATGCGGTGCATACGGCGCTGGCGTTTCCGGTGCTGGGAGAAGACGTGCTGGTGACGGGCGCAGGGCCGATTGGGATTATGGCCGCTGCGGTGGCTCGTCATGCGGGTGCGCGGCATGTGGTGATCTCTGATCCGAATCCCTACCGGCGAGCGCTGGCGGAGAAGCTGGGCGTGACGCGGGCGGTGAACCCGATGGAGACGACGCTGGCTGCGGTGCAGAAGGAGCTGGGGATGAGCGAGGGGTTCGACGTGGGGCTGGAGATGAGCGGCAACCCGAACGCTTTCCGCGACATGATCAACAGCATGAGCCACGGCGGGAAGATCTCCATGCTGGGAATTCCTTCGCAGGAGATCGCGATCGATTGGAATAAGGTGATCTTCAACCAGTTGACGCTGCGCGGCATCTACGGCCGGGAGATGTATGAGACCTGGTACAAGATGACCGTGATGCTGGAGAGCGGGCTGGACATTGAGCCGGTGATCACGCACCGGCTGAACTGGCGGGACTATAAGGACGGGTTCGACGCGATGCGGTCCGGGAACAGCGGCAAGGTGGTTCTGGATTGGCGGGACGTTTCCTAG
- the deoC gene encoding deoxyribose-phosphate aldolase has translation MNTDTEIFDAAAFTQQTLTSTASLAAVLDHTLLRPDASRAQVLQICHEAAEHRFACAMVNPTWVATAHEALAGTGIHVGVVIGFPLGATLSGSKRDETVRVLKHGAHDVDMVLNIGLLKSGTKEDYEAVKQDIRGVVELAHASGAIVKVILETCLLTFEEKLRASELALAAGADFIKTSTGFSTGGATADDIMLMRGVAGTRAGVKASGGIRNLADARLMLESGATRIGASASVRILAELAGHTPTTPAPTGY, from the coding sequence TTGAACACCGATACCGAAATCTTCGATGCAGCAGCCTTCACCCAGCAGACCCTGACTTCCACGGCATCTCTAGCCGCAGTGTTAGACCATACCCTCCTCCGCCCCGACGCCTCCCGCGCCCAGGTCCTCCAGATCTGCCACGAAGCCGCCGAGCATCGTTTCGCATGCGCCATGGTCAACCCCACCTGGGTCGCCACCGCGCATGAAGCCCTCGCCGGCACCGGCATCCACGTCGGCGTCGTCATCGGCTTTCCCCTGGGAGCCACCCTCTCCGGCTCCAAGCGCGACGAGACCGTCCGCGTCCTCAAACACGGCGCACATGACGTCGACATGGTCCTCAACATCGGCCTCCTCAAGTCCGGCACCAAGGAAGACTACGAAGCCGTCAAGCAGGACATTCGCGGCGTCGTAGAGCTGGCACACGCCTCCGGAGCCATCGTCAAAGTCATCCTCGAAACCTGCCTCCTCACCTTCGAAGAGAAACTCCGTGCCTCGGAACTCGCCCTCGCCGCCGGAGCCGACTTCATCAAGACCAGCACCGGTTTTTCCACTGGCGGAGCCACCGCGGACGACATCATGCTCATGCGCGGCGTAGCCGGAACCCGCGCCGGCGTCAAAGCCTCCGGAGGCATCCGCAACCTCGCAGACGCCCGCCTCATGCTCGAATCCGGCGCCACCCGCATCGGAGCCAGCGCCAGCGTCCGCATCCTGGCCGAGCTCGCCGGCCACACCCCCACCACGCCCGCACCCACTGGCTACTAG
- a CDS encoding glycosyltransferase family 87 protein produces MRAGWAEARPWQTNVALGLIGLGMIAVARQLVVEEDHYVLGHAAVSCVHLGLYLAALLVVWLRPANVDRWTFGVILVVAVACRLVVLFPPPVGSTDVYRYAWDGVVQHAHINPYRYVASDPALAALREPNQDLYDSMNRRDYAHTIYPPVAQVLFYLITWISPTVTAMKTAMMLFEGLTLWGLVLMLREMGLRREQAIVYAWCPLVMWELAGAGHLDATAMAFIVLAFLFRYKEKPGWVGVFLGLAFLTKFYPIVLFPALYRRGDWKMPAVIVGMTVGFYAMYLSVGKMVFGFAGTYVQEEGMESGTRYFLLSLVQHVPGLHGTPNGVFLGFAAVVMLGVTVWAWVVATPKDAKPMAFLRPAFGAAMALMLLFSPHYPWYVAWLVPFLCLMPNLPVLAYVGGLFYLCTTAMAVGYGPKQYLLNEYLYGTVVAAVIIEVILRQTPWTRGWFLPSTDDLPVLSSAVAP; encoded by the coding sequence TTGAGGGCGGGGTGGGCTGAGGCTCGGCCGTGGCAGACGAATGTGGCGCTGGGGTTGATTGGGCTGGGGATGATTGCGGTGGCTCGGCAGTTGGTGGTTGAGGAAGACCACTATGTGCTGGGTCATGCGGCGGTTTCTTGTGTGCATTTGGGGCTTTATCTGGCGGCGCTGCTGGTGGTTTGGCTGCGGCCGGCGAATGTGGATCGGTGGACGTTTGGGGTGATTCTGGTGGTTGCGGTGGCTTGCCGGCTGGTGGTGCTTTTTCCGCCGCCGGTGGGGTCGACCGATGTGTACCGGTATGCGTGGGATGGGGTGGTGCAGCATGCGCATATCAATCCGTATCGGTATGTGGCGAGTGATCCGGCGCTGGCGGCGTTGCGGGAGCCGAACCAGGATCTGTATGACAGTATGAATCGGCGGGACTACGCGCATACGATCTATCCGCCGGTGGCGCAGGTGCTGTTTTATTTGATTACGTGGATCTCGCCTACGGTGACGGCGATGAAGACGGCGATGATGCTGTTCGAAGGCCTGACCCTGTGGGGGTTGGTGCTGATGCTGCGGGAGATGGGGCTGCGGCGGGAGCAGGCGATTGTGTATGCGTGGTGTCCGCTGGTGATGTGGGAGCTGGCGGGGGCGGGGCACCTGGATGCTACGGCGATGGCGTTTATCGTGCTGGCGTTTCTGTTTCGGTACAAGGAGAAGCCGGGGTGGGTGGGGGTGTTCCTGGGGCTGGCTTTTTTGACGAAGTTCTACCCGATCGTGTTGTTTCCGGCGCTGTACCGGCGGGGGGACTGGAAGATGCCGGCGGTGATCGTGGGGATGACCGTTGGGTTTTATGCGATGTATCTTTCGGTGGGGAAGATGGTGTTCGGGTTTGCGGGGACGTATGTGCAGGAAGAGGGCATGGAGAGCGGGACGCGGTACTTTCTGCTGAGCCTGGTGCAGCATGTTCCGGGGCTGCATGGGACGCCGAATGGGGTTTTCCTGGGGTTTGCGGCGGTGGTGATGCTGGGAGTGACGGTGTGGGCCTGGGTGGTGGCTACGCCGAAGGATGCGAAGCCGATGGCGTTTCTGCGGCCGGCGTTTGGGGCGGCGATGGCGCTGATGCTGCTGTTCTCTCCACACTATCCCTGGTATGTGGCGTGGCTGGTGCCGTTTCTTTGCCTGATGCCGAATCTGCCGGTCTTGGCTTATGTCGGCGGGCTGTTTTATCTGTGTACGACTGCGATGGCTGTAGGGTATGGGCCGAAGCAGTATCTGCTGAACGAGTATTTGTACGGGACGGTGGTTGCCGCCGTTATCATCGAAGTTATTCTGCGGCAGACGCCGTGGACGCGGGGCTGGTTCCTGCCGTCTACGGATGATCTTCCGGTTCTTTCCAGCGCTGTTGCACCGTAA
- a CDS encoding outer membrane protein, with protein MHSIKLARVAASMAAVALFAAPALRAQARFAQTAPATWDIFGGYSALLPTGSNNNGINAKGFDVSISQRPYTSARWIGGTIEGSGSYLPSTVTTSGLNTIKTTASYYTLLGGPSVLLPARHIRPFARILFGTVIARSSTTVNGFTTSTRPATFAYSVGGGLDVPITHLFSLRAQADWLQFHNQDTSSTDKIRTSAGLAARF; from the coding sequence ATGCATAGCATCAAGCTCGCTCGCGTAGCCGCGTCCATGGCCGCTGTCGCCCTCTTCGCCGCCCCCGCTCTCCGCGCCCAGGCCCGCTTCGCCCAGACCGCACCCGCAACCTGGGACATCTTCGGCGGCTACTCCGCTCTGCTCCCAACCGGCTCCAATAACAACGGCATCAACGCCAAGGGCTTCGACGTCTCCATCTCTCAGCGCCCCTACACCTCCGCCCGCTGGATCGGCGGCACCATTGAAGGCAGCGGCTCGTACCTTCCCTCCACGGTCACGACCTCCGGTCTCAACACCATCAAAACCACCGCCAGCTACTACACCCTGCTGGGCGGCCCCTCGGTCCTGCTCCCGGCGCGCCACATCCGCCCCTTCGCCCGCATCCTCTTCGGCACCGTCATCGCCAGATCCTCGACCACCGTCAACGGCTTCACCACCTCCACCCGTCCTGCCACCTTCGCCTACTCGGTCGGCGGCGGCCTGGATGTCCCCATCACCCACCTCTTCTCCCTCCGCGCCCAGGCCGACTGGCTCCAGTTCCACAATCAGGACACCAGCAGCACGGACAAGATCCGCACCTCCGCTGGCTTGGCAGCCCGCTTCTAA
- a CDS encoding radical SAM protein, with translation MSTLLPILPPSDVLDENKDVLTPEAQAAEEEKNRMRRYFQKPEEQLTPVATQEPVCLYLETTNRCNLLCVTCPRTYEQLEPEADMPWEMFTSLIDQYPNIARVVLHGIGEPMLVKDIAERVKYLKDRNIYVLFNTNGTLLNDKNGRALIEAGLDELRVSLDAAESEVYQMVRGKDFFDKIVENVKNFTRLQREMNAPKPRVSLWLTGLRETVDQLPNFVRLSHEVGVTEVYLQRLVFFDEGSNGLARAESALFEHTTAAEEAMIAEAERVAAELGVMFSASGAVDPGESIRMQATDSPWSLCRRPWSLMYITANGRVLPCCIAPFSMKGYGSFTLGDATQHSLRDIWNGSEYQRFRDGLLSSAPPPACANCGLRWSL, from the coding sequence ATGAGCACACTGCTTCCGATCCTTCCGCCCTCTGATGTTCTTGACGAGAACAAAGACGTTTTGACCCCTGAAGCGCAGGCGGCCGAGGAGGAGAAGAACCGCATGCGGCGGTACTTCCAGAAGCCGGAGGAGCAGTTGACTCCCGTGGCTACGCAGGAGCCTGTGTGTCTTTACCTGGAGACGACGAACCGGTGCAACCTGCTGTGTGTGACGTGTCCGCGAACGTATGAGCAGTTGGAGCCCGAGGCGGATATGCCGTGGGAGATGTTTACGTCGCTGATCGACCAGTATCCGAATATTGCGCGGGTGGTGCTTCACGGGATCGGCGAGCCGATGCTGGTGAAGGATATTGCGGAGCGGGTGAAGTACCTGAAGGACCGGAATATCTACGTGCTGTTCAACACGAATGGCACGCTGCTCAATGATAAGAACGGGCGGGCGCTGATCGAGGCGGGGCTGGATGAGCTGCGGGTTAGCCTGGATGCGGCGGAGTCCGAGGTGTACCAGATGGTGCGCGGGAAGGACTTCTTCGACAAGATCGTGGAGAACGTGAAGAACTTTACGCGGCTACAGCGGGAGATGAATGCTCCGAAGCCGCGTGTGAGTCTGTGGCTGACGGGGCTGCGGGAGACGGTGGACCAGCTTCCGAACTTCGTGCGGCTCTCGCATGAGGTTGGGGTGACCGAGGTTTATCTGCAGCGGCTGGTGTTCTTCGATGAGGGATCGAATGGGCTTGCCCGGGCTGAGTCTGCGCTGTTTGAGCATACGACTGCGGCTGAAGAGGCGATGATCGCGGAGGCGGAGCGTGTGGCTGCGGAGCTGGGGGTGATGTTCTCGGCTTCGGGTGCGGTCGATCCGGGTGAGTCGATCCGGATGCAGGCTACGGATTCGCCCTGGTCGTTGTGCCGACGGCCCTGGTCGCTGATGTACATTACTGCGAATGGGCGGGTGCTGCCTTGCTGTATTGCGCCGTTCTCGATGAAGGGCTATGGGTCGTTTACGCTGGGGGATGCTACGCAACACTCGCTTCGGGATATCTGGAATGGGAGCGAGTATCAACGGTTCCGGGATGGGCTGCTTTCCAGTGCGCCGCCGCCGGCTTGTGCGAACTGTGGGTTGCGATGGAGCTTGTAG